Proteins encoded within one genomic window of Triticum aestivum cultivar Chinese Spring chromosome 2D, IWGSC CS RefSeq v2.1, whole genome shotgun sequence:
- the LOC123054465 gene encoding trichohyalin isoform X5 — protein sequence MDFLALPRRDLQALAKRNGVRANLSNAAIADALAALPAVDGIEEYVEQPVVVEVAKPAVQAVVEEVKKKKTKKQEAEEKKKQEAEEKKRKQEEEEEKRRQEEEEEKRRQEEEEEKRKQEEEEKERKRKKQEEISLEVILLVDSEEEEEEKAPAAGRGRGRGRGRGRGRAAGGRARIEPVAAPATRRRAAASNTATEDAPAEPVAAPATRKRAAASKAETEDIAAEAVTARATRARSQTTAAPVAEEEAPKTRRASRRAAATKTGADQEEEGKGTQAVASDMETAEMEEDATNTQNEEHNEVEEQSHDGQGVVVADTPAQVQEEPPLEEEEDGRQESPAVGVGRRGARRRARPEPVASPATRKKAATRKTVTWVDAPAAEAVPARATRARSQSTVAEEAPKGRRTSRKTAAQQEEEGEGQQAVVSDAEAAAPAPVSSDEAAGDAAEMEEEATNPQNQVEEEEPPVEEEKSPAVRVGRRGARGRARVEPVAAPATRKRAGTSKTETEEAPVEAAPARTTRRARSQTTVVPVAEEAVPKTRRASRRAPARRTGGQQDEEEEQCQQAAVVETVAPAPVSSDEGADGAAAMEAAMDPQTEEQKDLVEEQNKEEDRETGEIAAPTEEMEKEAMDIQNEVQNKLVEDQCQEDAAGGVPDMETAPASSDDEDDDTEEIEEARETGDVSDMETAAPAPVSSDEGRDATAVMEEEAVHLQNGEQTELLVEEPSQEDAGDVPAMETAQVSSDDENDDTEEIEEEQGQEDEGRVETAVPVSSDEASGGTEEMEEEDQQAVVSDAETVALSSDEGAGDAAELEATMDAQNELVEEQGQEDEGDVLDMETAVPALATSDEGSDDDAEEMEAAMDAQADEQTELVQEQDQEEGLATDVHASPELVEEEAAPVAEDCTVVSSVDEQQNDVQQCEQSPVALNVVDQEGHFPAETVSSEGPLDVEIHHAGEAAEEAEDHLSTEETEMVPMEAPESGEATEEDEDNQSTEETEMMMPVEETAEEVEEIQLSSEETEMVPVEEAEEVHHSSEETEMVPVEEAEKIHQSSEETEMVPVAESAAQATPVPQEADVEVGFTCHADTAIEKESEVLQSAAKANEEKEDLVEEEESEVLFGALFQSAAKTSENKDELAVEELLQHDMDEAAAEDDNEVSVLGALFQSAAKANQDKGDVAVEEDNDVSILGALFQSAAKTNENKEQQLVVDEVQYNMDECELAVEELLQHDMDEAAAVEEDDNEVSVLGALFQSAAKANQNKGDVAVEEDNDVSILGALFQSAAKTNENKEQQLVVDEVQYNMDECVAEQENEEDMAVFGTLFQSAAKSSENKKDLVVEENEVPFLGALFQSAAKCHENKEDLHLVAGEAQHDMDEAVEEEDNEVEATFGALLESAAKANEKEGMDVEEEEKDEDRITLAAWLLLHRAAKAHEIKEEDLIVDDTEEPVEEEPKKESVEATVTEESGITSELTNVPVEEDDGGVVAADDMLLSPATMFEGAVQVITVENLSQATVTDDEGAVKGGLADVSVEEDRVVAPMEEKVDEVLIVDNLSQPTVTDDEWAAREFAFTGDLTPVADTARDECAKEVVTVDYLSQATVTDDEWAVKESALAGDRSPVFDAAGDCSGHVISPLFAGLFEDATKFLSMDSTVSEAAAEKNVAEPVAVEKEKEGGNESEALGSLSLRKLRVQLKEKVAVAQENEVLKEKVAVAQENEVKEGEKSSVPLDKLSLRRLKLKLRETLIAHKLPKCRTEKQTGCPLEGWTRR from the exons ATGGACTTcctcgcgctcccccgccgcgACCTCCAGGCGCTGGCCAAGCGCAACGGCGTCCGCGCCAACCTGAGCAACGCCGCCatcgccgacgccctcgccgcgCTCCCCGCG GTCGACGGGATCGAGGAGTACGTCGAGCAGCCGGTCGTTGTCGAAGTGGCCAAGCCGGCGGTTCAGGCGGTCGTGGaggaggtgaagaagaagaagacgaagaagcaggaggcggaggagaagaagaaacaggaagcggaggagaagaagaggaagcaggaggaggaagaggagaaaaggaggcaggaggaggaagaggagaaaaggaggcaggaggaggaagaagagaaaaggaagcaggaggaggaggaaaaggagaggaagaggaagaagcaagaGGAGATCTCGCTGGAGGTCATCTTACTGGTGGAcagcgaggaagaggaggaagagaaagCCCCAGCCGCCGGGCGCGGTCGCGGTCGCGGAAGAGGACGCGGACGCGGACGCGCTGCCGGCGGGCGCGCACGGATCGAGCCTGTGGCTGCTCCGGCCACGAGGAGAAGGGCTGCGGCGAGCAATACCGCGACGGAGGATGCACCTGCGGAGCCTGTGGCGGCACCAGCTACGAGGAAAAGGGCTGCGGCAAGCAAGGCCGAGACGGAGGATATCGCTGCGGAGGCCGTGACGGCCCGTGCCACTCGTGCTCGGAGCCAGACGACGGCGGCGCCGGTCGCCGAGGAAGAGGCACCCAAGACAAGACGGGCGTCGAGGCGGGCCGCGGCGACGAAGACTGGTGCGGaccaggaagaagaaggaaaggggacaCAAG CTGTCGCCTCTGATATGGAAACTGCGGAAATGGAAGAAGATGCCACGAATACTCAGAACGAGGAGCACAACGAGGTTGAGGAACAGAGCCATGACGGCCAAG GGGTAGTGGTCGCGGATACACCAGCACAGGTGCAAGAAGAGCCAccactggaggaggaggaggacggtagGCAAGAATCGCCTGCCGTtggcgtggggcggcgaggtgcCAGACGACGCGCACGGCCCGAGCCTGTGGCGTCTCCGGCTACGAGGAAAAAGGCTGCAACAAGGAAGACCGTGACATGGGTTGACGCTCCGGCTGCAGAGGCCGTGCCGGCTCGGGCCACTCGCGCTCGGAGCCAGAGCACGGTGGCTGAGGAGGCACCCAAGGGAAGACGGACGTCGAGGAAGACTGCTGCGCAgcaggaagaggaaggagaaggccagCAAG CCGTTGTCTCTGATGCGGAAGCTGCTGCGCCTGCGCCTGTTTCCTCGGACGAAGCAGCTGGTGATGCTGCAGAGATGGAGGAAGAAGCCACGAATCCGCAGAACCAGGTTGAGGAAGAAGAACCACCGGTGGAGGAGGAGAAATCGCCTGCCGTTCGCGTGGGACGGCGCGGTGCCCGCGGGCGCGCACGGGTTGAGCCTGTGGCGGCTCCGGCTACGAGGAAAAGGGCCGGAACAAGCAAGACCGAGACAGAGGAGGCGCCCGTGGAGGCCGCGCCGGCTCGGACCACTCGTCGCGCTCGCAGCCAGACCACAGTCGTTCCGGTGGCCGAGGAAGCGGTGCCCAAGACAAGACGGGCGTCGAGGAGGGCTCCGGCGAGGAGGACTGGTGGGCAGCAAGATGAGGAAGAAGAGCAATGCCAGCAAG CAGCTGTTGTCGAAACTGTTGCGCCTGCGCCGGTTTCCTCTGACGAGGGAGCTGATGGCGCTGCAGCAATGGAAGCAGCCATGGATCCTCAGACTGAGGAGCAAAAGGACCTAGTTGAGGAGCAGAACAAGGAAGAGGACCGTGAGACAG GTGAAATAGCTGCACCTACTGAAGAAATGGAAAAGGAGGCCATGGATATTCAGAACGAAGTGCAAAACAAGCTGGTTGAGGACCAGTGTCAGGAAGATGCAGCAGGTGGTGTGCCTGATATGGAAACTGCACCGGCTTCCTCTGACGACGAAGATGATGATACTGAAGAAATAGAAGAGGCACGTGAGACAG GTGATGTTTCTGATATGGAAACTGCTGCACCTGCACCGGTTTCTTCAGATGAGGGACGTGACGCTACTGCAGTAATGGAAGAAGAGGCCGTGCATCTTCAGAACGGTGAGCAAACGGAGCTGCTGGTTGAGGAGCCGAGCCAGGAAGATGCAGGTGATGTGCCTGCTATGGAAACTGCACAGGTTTCCTCTGACGACGAAAATGATGATACTGAAGAAATAGAAGAGGAGCAGGGTCAGGAAGACGAAG GTCGTGTGGAAACTGCTGTGCCGGTTTCTTCAGACGAGGCAAGTGGTGGTACCGAAGAAATGGAAGAAGAGGACCAGCAAG CTGTTGTTTCTGATGCGGAAACTGTTGCGCTTTCCTCCGACGAAGGAGCTGGTGATGCTGCAGAGCTGGAAGCAACCATGGATGCTCAGAACGAGCTAGTTGAGGAGCAGGGCCAGGAAGACGAAG GTGATGTCCTTGACATGGAAACTGCTGTGCCTGCACTGGCAACCTCAGACGAGGgaagtgacgatgacgctgaagaAATGGAAGCAGCCATGGATGCTCAGGCCGATGAGCAAACGGAGCTAGTTCAGGAACAGGATCAGGAAGAAG GATTAGCAACGGATGTACATGCCAGTCCCGAGCTAGTCGAAGAAGAGGCAGCACCAGTGGCAGAAGATTGCACGGTTGTTTCATCAGTGGATGAGCAGCAGAACGATGTCCAGCAGTGTGAGCAGTCTCCAGTCGCCCTGAATGTTGTTGATCAGGAAGGCCATTTCCCGGCTGAAACTGTCTCCAGCGAGGGGCCACTGGACGTGGAGATTCATCATGCCGGTGAGGCCGCTGAGGAAGCCGAGGATCATCTGTCCACTGAAGAGACTGAAATGGTGCCCATGGAAGCGCCGGAATCCGGTGAGGCCACTGAGGAAGATGAGGATAATCAGTCCACTGAAGAGACTGAAATGATGATGCCCGTGGAAGAGACCGCTGAGGAAGTTGAGGAGATTCAGCTGTCCAGTGAAGAGACTGAAATGGTGCCCGTTGAGGAAGCTGAGGAGGTTCATCATTCCAGTGAAGAGACAGAAATGGTGCCCGTTGAAGAAGCTGAGAAGATTCATCAGTCCAGTGAAGAGACAGAAATGGTGCCCGTCGCCGAGTCGGCGGCTCAGGCCACACCGGTGCCGCAGGAGGCTGATGTGGAGGTTGGTTTCACCTGCCATGCAGACACTGCCATTGAGAAGGAGAGTGAAGTGCTTCAGAGTGCAGCCAAAGCCAATGAGGAGAAGGAAGACCTGGTTGAAGAGGAGGAGAGTGAAGTGCTGTTTGGTGCTCTTTTCCAGAGCGCAGCCAAAACCAGTGAGAACAAGGATGAGCTGGCTGTTGAAGAGTTGTTGCAGCATGACATGGATGAGGCTGCTGCAGAGGATGACAATGAAGTTTCAGTCCTTGGTGCTCTGTTCCAGAGCGCAGCCAAAGCCAATCAGGACAAGGGAGATGTGGCTGTTGAAGAGGACAATGATGTGTCAATCCTTGGTGCTCTGTTCCAGAGCGCAGCCAAAACAAATGAGAACAAGGAACAACAACTGGTTGTTGATGAGGTGCAGTATAACATGGATGAGTGTGAGCTGGCTGTTGAAGAGTTGTTGCAGCATGACATGGATGAGGCTGCTGCAGTGGAAGAGGATGACAATGAAGTTTCAGTCCTTGGTGCTCTGTTCCAGAGCGCAGCCAAAGCCAATCAGAACAAGGGAGATGTGGCTGTTGAAGAGGACAATGATGTGTCAATCCTTGGTGCTCTGTTCCAGAGCGCAGCCAAAACAAATGAGAACAAGGAACAACAACTGGTTGTTGATGAGGTGCAGTATAACATGGATGAGTGTGTTGCAGAGCAGGAGAATGAGGAAGATATGGCTGTCTTTGGCACTCTGTTTCAGAGCGCGGCCAAGTCTAGTGAGAACAAGAAAGATCTGGTTGTTGAGGAGAATGAGGTGCCATTCTTAGGTGCTCTGTTTCAGAGCGCAGCCAAGTGCCACGAGAACAAGGAAGACCTTCATCTGGTTGCTGGTGAGGCGCAGCATGACATGGATGAGGCTGTTGAAGAGGAGGACAATGAAGTAGAAGCAACCTTTGGTGCTCTCCTTGAGAGCGCAGCCAAAGCCAATGAGAAGGAAGGTATGGATGTTGAAGAGGAGGAGAAGGATGAAGACCGAATCACCTTGGCTGCTTGGCTGCTGCTCCACAGAGCAGCCAAGGCCCATGAAATCAAGGAAGAAGATCTGATTGTTGATGACACAGAAGAGCCTGttgaagaggagccaaagaaggagAGTGTTGAGGCCACTGTGACAGAGGAGAGTGGCATCACCAGTGAGCTGACAAATGTGCCCgtcgaggaggacgacggcggcgtggtggccgccgacgACATGCTACTCAGCCCAGCCACAATGTTTGAGGGCGCTGTACAAGTGATCACCGTCGAGAACCTGTCGCAAGCCACGGTAACTGACGATGAGGGTGCAGTCAAGGGCGGCCTTGCAGATGTGTCCGTTGAAGAGGATAGAGTGGTGGCCCCCATGGAGGAGAAAGTAGACGAGGTGCTCATCGTCGACAACCTGTCGCAACCCACGGTGACTGATGACGAATGGGCAGCCAGGGAGTTTGCTTTCACCGGTGACCTCACACCGGTGGCTGACACCGCCAGAGACGAGTGCGCGAAGGAAGTGGTCACCGTCGACTACCTGTCGCAGGCCACAGTGACAGATGACGAGTGGGCAGTCAAGGAGAGCGCTCTCGCCGGCGACCGCTCGCCGGTGTTCGACGCTGCCGGAGACTGCAGTGGTCACGTCATTTCGCCGCTGTTCGCAGGCTTATTTGAGGATGCCACCAAGTTCCTGTCCATGGACTCCACGGTGTCTGAAGCTGCTGCTGAGAAGAACGTTGCTGAACCTGTGGCAGTGGAAAAGGAGAAGGAGGGAGGCAACGAATCTGAAGCACTGGGCAGCCTGAGCCTGAGGAAGCTTAGGGTCCAGctcaaggagaaggtggcagtggCACAAGAGAATGAAGTGCTCAAGGAGAAGGTGGCGGTGGCACAAGAGAATGAAGTGAAGGAGGGTGAGAAATCATCTGTGCCACTGGATAAGCTTAGCCTGCGGAGGCTTAAGCTGAAGCTCAGGGAGACACTGATTGCTCACAAG CTTCCAAAATGCAGAACAGAGAAGCAAACAGGGTGCCCCTTGGAAGGTTGGACCAGACGCTGA